CTCAAAAATATTGTACGACACACATATAAACCTGTTTTAGTTCCGAttacattaacaaaacaaaacactcttaAAAACAGCCAGTTGTTGCAACAGTTTaggatttattaaaaacaaaattgctaaTTTTACTCAAGATCATCAAGATTCTAGATTGGATTTACGGTTGGACTTTGTGTCACACCAACATTTGGATGTGCTTTAATCAGAACCAGTGGTACCCAAAGTTCTTTCTCTGGTTCAGCTGATGTGAATCAAGCAAATGGTGATACTTGATTCAGGTTTGTTAGAGACGGGAGACACCAAAATATGTAGGACTTGTGTCCTTGAGGACTGGATTTCGACACCTCTAATTCTAAACCATTGCACAGCTGCTCTTGGTATCATTTCTTAGTtattgttttgtgaaataaaacatagcaaagacaaagaaaagtatgatatattgaaaacatttcctaAACAACCGATtggagcaaaacaaacatttaacaaaaagaatccccaattttaataactttagtAAAATATAccacttttatttcagttatataactgattgagcAATTAGAAattatattcattcattaatttgGCAAATTACCATCCTGctcaaataaaacacttaaacaCAATTTAGTTGTGTAATGAGTCATCTCctgaaattagttttattataaaactgTGCAGattgaatatcaagcactttcaaggacaTTGCACAGGTATCGAAGTACTTTataaaccttgaaaacaccttattgaaattcaagcattttcaagcaCCGGTACAAATCCTCTATGGTTTAATTTAAGATAATTAGTTGTGCTGGATTGTacttagagcaggggtctcaaactccagtcctcgagggccgcagacctacagtttttagatgtgccacaggtacaaaacgctggaatgaaatggcttaatcacctccttcttgtgtagatcagctctcagagccttgctaatgacctaattattctgttcaggtgtggtgcagcagaggcacatctaaaagttgcaggactgcggcccttgaggactggagtttgagacttTACCATAAGGAAGGGTTGACAACAAAAGCACACCACACTGTTCACATTTATTCGTAAAAAGCTTTAATAACAACGTCGAGTTTAGAGCTGCAGCAGTCGCATGAGAAGAGTGCAGGTCAATGTGACGGCACTTCTAAACACGGTCGCTTGCTCTCTCTGTTCTTTATCACTTCCAACTGCAGAGCAATTACAGTGAGGCCAAACAATAAGCACTGATTGCGCCCTCAGGCATGCTTACATAACAATGCTGCTTCAATAATTTCAGCTCACAGTAGACAATGTTTATTCGGCTGAAGATGAAATGCGTCGAATGTACAAATGTATATTTACAAGGGGAAGTTAGCACACGGCGTACGAACGTTTGCTGAATTTCAATTAACTTAGGAACACACAGACGCACGAGTTCACGTCGATCGAACGTCGCCTCTTAGGAAACAACCGTTTTCCCACACAAACGAGGGCACAGGAAGGCAGGAGCTGTGGTGCCAAGCGAACTGAAAATTACTTCCCCTTCAGGTCATGGAAGGCATCCTGTTATCGAGCGGCGGAAAAAAGGTCCAATAACGATGATGAGTCATACTGATTCAGTGATGCAGAAAGAATCTGGGAACATGGCAGGTCATACTCTGGTGAACGTAAGGCAACGATCTGAAAACTTAAGCACACTTCAGTTCTGGTGATTATAATGATCCAAAAATAACAGCACAGCCCTGCAGAAGCGGGATTCTTCTACGCCGTGTGTCAAGGCGGTGGTGTCACAAACACATCTGGATCTGTGTGACAGGAGTCGCTCCTCTCTGAGGAGCAGCTCTCCTGATGTGATAAATGTTGATGCAGCTGTCCTTTCTGTTCCACAGGGCGAAGACCTAAAACGTAAAATTGTGTCTGaattagcatttaaaaagaaactgtgaTTCAGAAAAAGATTCatatgcagtgccttgcaacaAATCTAGTCCCTAAAACTTTTCATACTTAATCACGTTGCAGTAATTTaacttcagtatattttattgtgactttgtCATAAATTAACACAAAGTAGAGAAGTTGTAGTAATTGCCAAATAGGctatatgaatacttttgtaagtgTTACAGTGTAAACAAAGACATTGTTAATtggttctaaaacaaaaaacataataaatccAAATTTCACGGAGAATATAAAAGCTACAGAAAATGAATGATCACAAAAAGGCTTAAGGTTCATTATTGATTGTTGATTGCCCTCATGCATCCTTACTTACCCAGACGTGTTCAAATTAACTGCACAGCTCCACTTGAGACCAGAGGCGCTACAATGCGATACCGCATCAGGTGCTGGGAGCCCTCTTCAAGATCCACAACAAAGTCTCTGATATAAACAAAAGAAGGCTTTTCTAGAGTGTCAATGCCAGGAAAATATTACATCACAAAGAGGGGAGGTGGCTACACTCCCCCCTGCTGGAAACTTAGCCGAATGACAACACATGAAGAGAAccttaaaagataaaacaagcACCTCTGTTCATCCGTTTCAGGCTCGATCAGAATATTTTCTTGCCGCTCCTTCACCCGCAGAAACACAAAAGAGTCCAGGGAGGGCTCCGGCACTGGGGTTACAGTAAAACAAAGGGTTAAGGATGCTGGTCAGAGATCATTGAAGGCACAGAAAAAAGACGGATATTGTCATTTTACCTGCTTTGAGCATGTCCACAGCCTGCAGGTTTGGAGGCATGCGTTTCAGCGCTACAGCCTTCAGGTAGGTTTCTGTGTTGGCATAATACCTGGAcgaaacagttatttttttaaaatgatgaatcTTGTAACACAATGCGGGCCACATTTGCTGCACTCACTCTTTGGCAAAGGCAAACTCCTCCGGAGAAAGCAGAGACGGCTGACCCTCGACTAGAGACTTTTCTCTCTCCAGGACGTGGGGGAAGTACTTCTCAATCTGGGTGCGGAAAGCGCAAACGTCAAGACACCGGCAGAGATGGCGGCGGCGTTTTCATACGCGTTTTAACGGACCTTCTGAAGGCGGGATCGCAGGTAGCTGCTGAGGACGTAGCGGATCCTGTCTATCTCCATCCGATGGAAGCCGGCCTTGGCGTCGCCCTTCTTCACTCGCTGCAGGTTAGCTTCCTGTTGGAGGAAAAGTCAGTCGACGGAttaggggaagaaaaaaaaatgttttagctcaATTCTAAAATACTTTATCAGAAAAGTAATCAAAAttttgttgtaactcatatcgTCCAAGTGTCTTCAACGAGTAGAAAGATGCAGGAGT
The genomic region above belongs to Xiphophorus maculatus strain JP 163 A chromosome 12, X_maculatus-5.0-male, whole genome shotgun sequence and contains:
- the gins4 gene encoding DNA replication complex GINS protein SLD5 — translated: MSDALSEDGSDINQDDSQEDVMTPAELIDKLEQAWLNEKFSPELLENRSEVVECVMEQLTHMEANLQRVKKGDAKAGFHRMEIDRIRYVLSSYLRSRLQKIEKYFPHVLEREKSLVEGQPSLLSPEEFAFAKEYYANTETYLKAVALKRMPPNLQAVDMLKAVPEPSLDSFVFLRVKERQENILIEPETDEQRDFVVDLEEGSQHLMRYRIVAPLVSSGAVQLI